A window from Citrus sinensis cultivar Valencia sweet orange chromosome 5, DVS_A1.0, whole genome shotgun sequence encodes these proteins:
- the LOC102609275 gene encoding serine/threonine-protein kinase-like protein At5g23170, with product MAENFDYEELVKATESFSQSRLIGKGSHGSVYKAILEDHQTDGDHKILAIKRASTNGFEVLQDNSKKLNNEIRVLSSLQESNKRNPNYCVVNFHGTSCRNSGSVDGNSNKLLVMEFMPNGSLYDLLHNAAAATTPQLGWPNRVKIAMQISRAIQCLHENDPMIIHRDIKSTNILFDSKWDAKLADFGLAVSESDESSMVQPAGTIGYLDPGYTNPSKLSKKVDVFSYGVVLLEIISCRKPIDAARDPASIIDWAMPLIKEEKLRQVCDSRVGLPTFMEGAIKQMLHVAARCVSSEEENRPGIGEILMGCSCFFVDHHHHHHHHHVERVRLIPLWIMSLWGSTKIRQKKGANNKFPCSQKKMMILREILAVIELKKLLSH from the coding sequence atggcagaaaattttgattatgaaGAGCTTGTGAAGGCAACTGAAAGCTTCTCTCAATCAAGACTCATTGGCAAAGGCAGCCATGGTTCGGTTTACAAGGCCATTCTTGAAGATCATCAAACTGATGGTGATCATAAAATATTAGCCATTAAAAGAGCATCTACTAATGGCTTTGAAGTTTTGCAAGACAACTCAAAGAAGCTCAATAATGAAATACGTGTGTTATCATCTTTGCAAGAGAGTAATAAGAGAAACCCTAATTATTGTGTCGTCAACTTTCATGGAACCAGCTGTCGAAACTCAGGGTCAGTTGATGGTAACAGCAACAAGCTTTTGGTCATGGAGTTTATGCCTAACGGCTCTCTTTATGACTTGTTACATAATGCAGCTGCGGCTACAACTCCGCAGCTGGGGTGGCCTAATCGCGTAAAAATCGCCATGCAGATCTCCAGGGCGATCCAGTGTCTGCATGAAAATGATCCTATGATTATTCATAGAGATATAAAGTCTACGAACATACTGTTTGATTCAAAGTGGGATGCCAAGTTGGCTGATTTTGGACTTGCTGTTTCAGAATCTGATGAGTCTTCGATGGTTCAACCAGCTGGGACTATTGGGTACTTGGATCCTGGTTACACAAACCCTAGCAAGCTGAGCAAGAAAGTTGATGTATTCAGTTATGGGGTTGTCTTGTTAGAGATTATAAGTTGCAGGAAGCCCATCGATGCTGCTAGGGATCCGGCTTCAATCATAGACTGGGCAATGCCATTGATCAAAGAAGAGAAGCTCAGGCAAGTTTGTGATAGCAGAGTTGGTTTACCTACTTTCATGGAAGGGGCTATCAAGCAGATGTTACACGTGGCAGCACGGTGTGTGTCATCCGAGGAAGAAAATCGTCCCGGAATTGGAGAAATTTTAATGGGGTGTTCTTGCTTTTTTgttgatcatcatcatcatcatcatcatcatcatgttGAAAGAGTTAGATTGATTCCACTTTGGATCATGAGTCTTTGGGGAAGTACCAAAATTAGGCAAAAAAAAGGGGCTAATAATAAGTTCCCGTGTAGTCAGAAAAAGATGATGATATTGAGAGAGATTTTGGCAgtaattgaattgaaaaaattattgagtCATTGA